One genomic region from Fusarium keratoplasticum isolate Fu6.1 chromosome 14, whole genome shotgun sequence encodes:
- a CDS encoding Na-H-Exchanger domain-containing protein, with the protein MPTLNVSDLNIVLGVLGAFTVLYGIISVKIKQAWYLGEALPAVAVGIILGPVSAKFLESENWGSATPGQTNAITLGAARVMIGVQLVIAGYQLPAKYGYTRWKEMAMCLLPIMTIMWLCTTLCILATIPKVTFLAALVIGSCVTCTDPILSQAIAKGPFADKYVARPLREIISAEAGANDGFGFPFLMLATYLLRHINVPAGGDHDIDAGDSTHSLMPRSTGVGRLGGGVGAAMEEWFIETWLYTILLSVVYGAAVGYGSCKGISFVLRRRWVDCESYLLFPVALGSFLIGTCGALGTDDLLACFVAGCALNWDGSYLRETQIRHDEVNSCIDVLLNFGGFMYIGTILPWSDFNDPQVTGITWGRLFALGFLVLIFRRLPAVLGLYKLMPGVCSNWKEAFFMGYFGPIGAGAVFYVEHARHLFPEAGEGDEEVANLTRALGPTVYWLVVFSIVVHGLSIPALSAIYHFRGVKPIKEDAAEVRRLSIHVSPPANAVETDQNTFLAYNRFSRPGVNSVDLPVSEGIRWQGESGEMQDNPGKGGSSSSQG; encoded by the exons ATGCCCACCTTGAACGTAAGCGACCTTAACATTGTCCTTGGCGTACTGG GTGCCTTCACAGTTTTGTACGGTATCATTtcggtcaagatcaagcaggcTTGGTATCTTGGAGAAGCCC TCCCCGCCGTCGCCGTTGGGATTATTCTTGGTCCTGTATCAGCAAAATTCCTCGAAAGTGAGAACTGGGGTTCCGCCACCCCTGGCCAGACCAATGCCATTACCCTG GGTGCTGCACGTGTTATGATTGGCGTACAGCTTGTCATTGCGGGTTACCAGCTTCCAGCTAAATATGGTTATACGCGATGGAAGGAGATGGCGATGTGTCTTTTGCCTATCATGACCATAATGTGGCTTTGTACAACATTGTGCATCTTGGCTACCATCCCTAAGGTGACCTTTCTAGCAGCCCTCGTGATTGGATCTTGTGTTACCTGCACTGATCCTATCCTCTCGCAAGCAATTGCCAAAGGTCCCTTTGCCGACAAATATGTAGCCCGCCCACTCCGTGAGATCATCTCCGCCGAGGCTGGGGCTAATGATGGTTTTGGATTCCCTTTCTTAATGCTTGCGACTTATTTGCTTCGGCATATCAACGTCCCTGCGGGAGGCGACCATGACATCGACGCTGGCGACTCGACCCATTCTCTCATGCCGCGATCTACGGGCGTTGGTCGGCTTGGAGGTGGTGTTGGCGCAGCTATGGAGGAATGGTTTATTGAGACTTGGCTCTATACGATTCTACTGTCAGTCGTATATGGTGCTGCTGTTGGCTACGGTTCCTGTAAGGGCATCAGCTTCGTTCTCCGAAG GAGATGGGTCGATTGCGAGTCCTATCTGCTATTTCCAGTCGCTCTAGGTTCGTTTCTCATTGGTACTTGTGGTGCTCTTGGTACCGATGACCTCCTGGCCTGCTTTGTTGCTGGTTGTGCCCTCAACTGGGATGGCAGCTACTTGAGAGAAACTCAAATTCGACACGACGAAGTTAACTCTTGCATAGATGTCCTGCTTAACTTTGGCGGTTTTATGTATATTGGAACGATACTGCCGTGGTCCGACTTTAACGACCCTCAAGTGACCGGAATCACCTGGGGTCGACTCTTCGCCTTAGGCTTTCTGGTCCTTATCTTCCGTCGGTTACCAGCTGTCCTCGGCTTATACAAGCTGATGCCGGGAGTTTGCTCGAATTGGAAGGAGGCCTTTTTTATGGGATACTTCGGTCCTATTGGTGCTGGCGCTGTATTTTACGTTGAGCATGCACGCCATCTCTTCCCCGAGGCCGGCGAAGGTGACGAAGAAGTGGCAAATCTTACCCGGGCGTTGGGGCCGACAGTTTACTGGCTGGTGGTATTTTCTATCGTGGTCCACGGGTTGTCCATTCCGGCATTGAGCGCCATCTATCACTTCAGAGGAGTGAAGCCGATCAAGGAGGACGCCGCTGAGGTGCGACGCCTCTCTATACATGTTTCGCCACCCGCCAATGCTGTTGAAACTGATCAGAACACTTTCCTCGCTTACAACCGATTTAGTCGGCCGGGAGTCAATAGCGTTGACCTCCCAGTCTCTGAAGGCATTCGGTGGCAGGGCGAATCCGGGGAAATGCAGGACAATCCAGGCAAAGGTGGCAGCAGCTCATCTCAAGGTTAA
- a CDS encoding Na-H-Exchanger domain-containing protein, with amino-acid sequence MPTLNISELNVVLGVLGAYTVLYGIISVKIKQAWYLGEALPAVALGVALGPIAAKFIDSERWGSAESGQTNAITLGVARLMIGVQLVIAGYQLPAKYNWMRWKEMAMCLLPIMTLMWLCTTACIMATVSNLTLLTALVIGSCVTCTDPILSQAIAKGPFADKYVARPLREIISSEAGANDGFGFPFLMLATYLIRHAESAEHVVARSEEVGRLGGGVGEALKSWVLETWLYVVIMSVFYGAIVGYGACKGIRFALKKKLIDNESYVLFPTALGLFIVGTCGAIGTDDLLACFVAGSALNWDGDYLRETEERHDEVNSCVDVLLNFGGFMYIGSIMPWSEFHDPEGTGLTYGRLILLGFTVLLFRRIPAILMTYKLMPAVCKNWKEALFMGYFGPIGAGAVFYVEHARHQFPELGHGDEEETNLVRLMGPVVYWLVLFSIVVHGLSIPALSVIYSYMNVKPIQEDGIEVRRASMQIPRPINATQTGENTFIVHNRFSRPVLNSLDLPTVEGVPANESKFDDTSSLNDEDDLEAEKRRVKRRTIMYLV; translated from the exons ATGCCGACTCTCAATATCAGCGAGCTAAACGTCGTCCTGGGCGTTCTAG GTGCTTACACTGTCCTATATGGCATTATCTCCGTGAAGATCAAGCAGGCATGGTACCTGGGAGAAGCGC TCCCTGCCGTCGCCCTTGGCGTTGCCCTCGGCCCCATCGCCGCCAAGTTTATCGATAGTGAAAGATGGGGCTCTGCAGAGTCTGGACAGACCAACGCCATCACTCTA GGTGTTGCGCGTTTGATGATCGGCGTCCAGCTGGTCATCGCCGGTTACCAGCTCCCAGCCAAGTACAACTGGATGCGCTGGAAAGAAATGGCCATGTGCCTGTTGCCCATCATGACCCTGATGTGGCTCTGCACAACGGCCTGcatcatggccaccgtcTCTAACCTGACCTTGCTCACTGCATTGGTCATCGGGTCCTGCGTCACCTGCACTGACCCTATCCTCTCacaagccatcgccaagggACCCTTTGCTGACAAGTATGTTGCTCGACCTCTGCGGGAGATCATCTCTTCTGAGGCTGGTGCGAATGACGGGTTCGGCTTCCCATTCCTGATGCTTGCCACTTATCTCATCCGCCATGCCGAGAGTGCCGAGCATGTGGTGGCCCGGTCTGAAGAAGTGGGACGTTTGGGTGGCGGCGTCGGCGAGGCCCTCAAGTCCTGGGTCCTCGAGACCTGGCTTTACGTCGTTATCATGTCGGTCTTCTACGGAGCCATCGTCGGCTATGGTGCCTGCAAAGGTATCCGCTTCGCGCTGAAGAA GAAATTGATCGACAACGAGTCCTACGTTCTGTTTCCCACCGCCTTGGGCCTGTTCATTGTCGGAACGTGCGGCGCCATCGGTACTGACGACCTTCTGGCCTGCTTTGTTGCGGGCAGTGCCCTCAACTGGGACGGCGATTACCTTCGAGAGACGGAGGAGCGCCACGATGAAGTCAACTCGTGTGTCGATGTATTACTCAACTTTGGCGGTTTCATGTACATCGGGTCCATCATGCCTTGGTCCGAGTTTCACGACCCAGAGGGAACCGGCCTAACTTATGGTCGACTTatcctcctcggcttcacAGTCCTCCTGTTCCGTCGCATTCCTGCCATCCTGATGACGTACAAGCTGATGCCAGCCGTCTGCAAGAACTGGAAGGAGGCCCTCTTTATGGGTTATTTTGGCCCCATTGGCGCTGGAGCCGTCTTCTATGTCGAGCACGCCCGTCACCAGTTCCCtgaacttggccatggcgatgaagaggagactAATTTGGTCAGGCTCATGGGTCCTGTCGTCTACTGGCTCGTGCTCTTCTCCATTGTCGTCCATGGGCTCTCGATCCCGGCGCTCAGTGTCATCTATTCGTATATGAACGTCAAGCCCATCCAGGAAGACGGCATCGAGGTTCGCCGTGCGTCAATGCAGATCCCGAGGCCTATCAACGCTACTCAGACTGGCGAAAACACATTTATTGTGCATAATCGCTTCAGTCGACCTGTCTTGAATAGTCTTGACTTGCCCACTGTCGAGGGGGTTCCGGCGAATGAATCCAAATTTGACGACACGAGTTCTCTgaacgatgaggacgatCTGGAAGCAGAGAAGAGACGGGTGAAGAGACGAACTATCATGTACCTTGTTTAG
- a CDS encoding Na+-exporting ATPase, whose protein sequence is MLNIVVGFFQEFQAAKTMDSLRSLSSPTAHAVRDGENEVVVTAEIIPGGLVALKTGDTIPADIRLIEAVNFETNEALLTGESLPVRNETASIFSDDTGPGGRLNVVYSSATVPKGRAHGIVFATGIYPEIGQIAVALRGKSSRRREPKRREDGSLWTRRWIAKCPSWPFFFWELLLSLIIVLGANEFNPKREIIIYAVVTGLSMILASLIVVLTITMAVDTKRMAPRNVIVRNLKSLEALGGVTNICSDKTGTLTQGTMIVKKVWFPGRGTYSVGATSGPFNPTQGNSASRMLSPRTSTSSIVAPKTTPMNSEEVVAWDSTLQEYLNVASLANLATVYQVEGEWHGRGNPTGIAIQVFTSRFNWNRLRIVTGEKPQWHEVAEFPFDSDVEMSVIFEKDQSQKQWVFTKGAVERAIFSCPRYAVSDEIKRLIPVVEQSVLRNMEAPPRLGLQVLALASRTDIRHVVDNEAELDRDLFETDLVFPRSYRPV, encoded by the exons ATGCTCAACATTGTCGTGGGCTTCTTCCAGGAGTTCCAAGCTGCCAAGACCATGGACTCCCTCCGCTCGCTAAGCTCCCCCACAGCTCATGCCGTGCGTGACGGGGAAAATGAGGTTGTCGTGACTGCTGAGATTATCCCTGGTGGCTTAGTTGCGCTCAAGACGGGTGACACCATCCCTGCCGACATCCGCCTCATTGAAGCTGTCAACTTCGAGACCAACGAGGCTCTCCTCACTGGCGAGTCTCTCCCTGTCCGAAATGAAACGGCGTCCATTTTCTCTGACGATACCGGCCCTGGTGGCCGCCTCAATGTTGTCTATAGCTCGGCGACTGTCCCCAAAGGTCGTGCTCATGGTATCGTCTTTGCTACTGGTATCTACCCCGAAATCGGCCAGATCGCTGTTGCTCTCCGTGGCAAGTCCTCTCGTCGCCGTGAGCCCAAGCGCCGCGAGGATGGAAGTCTCTGGACTCGTCGTTGGAT CGCAAAATGTCCAAGCTGGCCATTCTTCTTTTGGGAACTTCTATTGTCTCTCATTATTGTCCTCGGCGCCAACGAGTTCAACCCCAAGCGGGAAATCATCATCTACGCTGTCGTCACTGGCTTGTCCATGATCCTGGCTTCTCTGATCGTCGTTCTTACTATTACCATGGCCGTTGACACGAAGCGCATGGCCCCGAGGAACGTCATTGTCCGCAACCTCAAGAGTCTCGAGGCTCTTGGTGGAGTCACCA ATATCTGTTCTGACAAGACAGGTACCCTTACTCAAGGCACCATGATCGTCAAGAAGGTATGGTTTCCTGGCCGTGGCACCTATTCTGTCGGCGCCACTAGCGGGCCCTTCAATCCGACCCAGGGCAACTCGGCCTCCAGGATGCTCAGCCCAAGGACATCGACTTCCAGCATAGTGGCACCGAAGACAACCCCCATGAACTCCGAGGAGGTCGTCGCCTGGGATTCCACGCTTCAGGAATACTTAAACGTTGCTTCTCTGGCTAACCTCGCCACTGTTTATCAGGTTGAAGGCGAATGGCATGGTCGTGGTAACCCCACTGGGATTGCTATCCAGGTCTTCACCTCGCGATTTAACTGGAACCGTCTCCGCATCGTTACCGGAGAGAAGCCTCAATGGCACGAGGTTGCCGAATTCCCGTTCGACTCTGACGTGGAGATGTCTGTCATTTTCGAAAAAGACCAGTCGCAGAAGCAATGGGTCTTCACCAAAGGCGCCGTCGAGCGAGCCATCTTCTCTTGCCCTCGCTATGCTGTCAGTGATGAGATCAAGCGGCTCATTCCCGTTGTTGAGCAATCTGTCCTCAGAAACATGGAAGCACCTCCCCGACTTGGACTCCAGGTTCTCGCCCTGGCTAGCCGAACTGATATTCGCCACGTTGTCGATAACGAAGCTGAACTGGACCGAGATCTTTTCGAGACTGACCTTGTCTTTCCACGGTCTTATCGGCCTGTATAA